One window of candidate division WOR-3 bacterium genomic DNA carries:
- a CDS encoding FtsX-like permease family protein, which yields MPLLELVRLSLDTFRTHRMRSFLTALGIIIGVMTVIAIVSLIQGMNYEVEKQISSLGSNTLFIQKFAFGMGRLDWDEINKRPNLTMDDALAISQLPSIYRVTASRSRTISKITWRSNKVTGVEVSGSTPALAEVGNYQVETGRFINSDDSLRRHSVCVIGGYVVDNLFPHEIPLGKRLVLDGKSYVVVGVLARKGSFLGQSQDNAIIVPITTFEKDFAPGRGIGELMYSISVAAMPRKSVPVEKAIDEVRELMRRRHRLGYDKPDDFGISTQDTIRDIYRSITRVAYLVMVAVAAISLLVGGIGIMNIMLVAVAERTREIGLRKALGATNQDVLWQFLLEAVMLSLVGGAIGVALGLGIAKVVELAAHLKAAAPLWTVLVGVGFSAGVGIFFGIYPASRAARLNPIEALRYE from the coding sequence ATGCCCCTACTCGAACTGGTACGTCTCTCGCTCGACACCTTCCGCACGCACCGCATGCGCTCCTTCCTGACCGCGCTTGGCATCATCATCGGCGTGATGACGGTGATAGCCATCGTTTCTCTTATCCAGGGCATGAACTACGAGGTCGAGAAACAGATATCCTCGCTCGGGTCCAACACCCTCTTCATCCAGAAATTCGCCTTTGGAATGGGCCGGCTCGACTGGGACGAAATCAACAAACGCCCGAACCTGACGATGGACGACGCACTCGCCATCAGCCAGCTACCCAGCATCTACAGGGTGACGGCGTCCCGCAGCCGGACCATCAGCAAGATCACGTGGCGGAGCAACAAAGTGACGGGCGTCGAGGTGAGCGGCTCGACCCCGGCCCTGGCGGAGGTCGGCAACTACCAGGTTGAGACCGGCCGGTTCATCAACTCGGACGACAGCCTGCGCCGCCACTCGGTCTGCGTCATTGGCGGCTACGTCGTCGACAACCTCTTTCCCCACGAGATCCCCCTGGGGAAACGGCTGGTGCTGGACGGCAAGAGCTATGTCGTCGTCGGCGTGCTCGCCCGCAAAGGCAGCTTCCTCGGTCAGAGCCAGGACAATGCCATCATCGTGCCGATCACGACTTTTGAGAAGGATTTCGCGCCCGGCCGCGGCATCGGCGAACTGATGTACAGCATCTCCGTGGCCGCCATGCCTAGGAAGAGCGTCCCCGTGGAGAAAGCCATCGACGAGGTGCGCGAGTTGATGCGCCGCCGCCACCGGCTCGGCTACGACAAGCCCGACGACTTCGGCATCAGCACCCAGGACACCATCCGCGACATCTATCGCAGCATCACACGCGTCGCCTACCTTGTCATGGTCGCGGTGGCCGCGATCTCACTGCTGGTGGGCGGCATCGGCATCATGAACATCATGCTGGTCGCAGTAGCGGAACGTACCCGCGAAATCGGCCTGCGAAAAGCTCTGGGCGCAACGAATCAGGACGTGCTCTGGCAGTTCCTGCTCGAGGCGGTGATGCTCTCGCTTGTCGGCGGGGCAATCGGCGTGGCGCTTGGACTCGGAATCGCAAAAGTGGTTGAACTGGCGGCACATCTAAAAGCCGCGGCGCCGCTTTGGACGGTCCTGGTCGGGGTTGGCTTCTCCGCCGGGGTGGGGATCTTCTTTGGCATCTATCCCGCCTCACGCGCCGCGCGCCTCAACCCGATTGAGGCCCTTCGCTACGAATAG
- a CDS encoding integration host factor subunit beta has product MTVTKADLVETISRQVHPSITKRDVGKLVQMFLDEMCKMLLEGNRIEIRGFGVLSTKLRKPKIARNPKTKEPVNIPPRRVPVFKASRLLKASLMKGGQ; this is encoded by the coding sequence ATGACAGTAACCAAAGCCGACCTGGTCGAGACCATCTCCCGCCAGGTTCACCCCAGCATAACCAAACGAGACGTCGGCAAACTCGTGCAGATGTTCCTCGACGAGATGTGCAAGATGCTGTTGGAAGGGAACCGCATCGAAATCCGAGGCTTCGGTGTCTTGTCCACCAAACTGCGCAAGCCCAAGATCGCGCGCAATCCGAAGACCAAGGAACCGGTGAACATCCCGCCCCGCCGCGTGCCGGTGTTCAAAGCCTCGCGGCTTCTGAAAGCAAGTCTCATGAAGGGAGGCCAATAG
- a CDS encoding zinc ribbon domain-containing protein, which translates to MPIREFSCSICNHEFEELVLSRRDEEEIVCPKCGTQKLTRCFSSFAVAGAEKRVSSSSKSCGSCSSYSCSTCS; encoded by the coding sequence ATGCCAATTCGCGAGTTCAGTTGCAGCATCTGCAACCACGAATTCGAAGAACTCGTACTGAGCAGGCGTGACGAGGAAGAGATTGTCTGCCCCAAGTGCGGGACACAAAAGCTCACCCGCTGCTTTTCGTCGTTTGCCGTCGCTGGCGCCGAGAAGAGGGTTTCATCTTCGTCAAAGTCTTGTGGTAGCTGCAGTTCGTACAGTTGCAGTACTTGTAGCTAG